The Diprion similis isolate iyDipSimi1 chromosome 11, iyDipSimi1.1, whole genome shotgun sequence genome includes a region encoding these proteins:
- the LOC124412320 gene encoding uncharacterized protein LOC124412320 translates to MGFKWFKARITISRMPEYSSAAAGSYRTTSFDTPEFQPSNNYTTSTYGQNNIDQQPSTRPVSLPALKLNNPMAEVAGTENVSESVELNSSEKSSKSSKRTSDVTQLGREMYSGLGIRNTALLRKETFEQDYNQNIGNVTPRPAQKMHKAEYKRKKVKAPVPKRKLSTGSGGNSEIVTFTNEKKSSHTSDVDV, encoded by the coding sequence ATGGGCTTCAAATGGTTCAAGGCTCGCATCACGATAAGTAGAATGCCTGAATATTCTTCTGCGGCAGCGGGTTCCTACAGGACAACGTCATTTGACACGCCTGAGTTTCAACCAAGTAATAATTACACAACTTCAACTTATGGTCAAAACAATATTGATCAACAGCCCAGCACTAGGCCAGTTTCGTTGCctgcattaaaattaaataatccaATGGCTGAAGTAGCAGGCACAGAAAATGTTTCGGAATCAGTCGAACTGAACAGCAGTGAGAAATCAAGTAAATCTTCAAAGAGAACATCCGACGTAACACAGTTGGGACGAGAAATGTACAGCGGTTTAGGAATAAGAAATACCGCTCTCTTGAGAAAAGAGACATTTGAACAGGATTATAATCAGAATATCGGAAATGTCACTCCTAGACCTGCACAAAAAATGCACAAAGCtgaatacaaaagaaaaaaagttaaagcACCAGTCCCTAAAAGGAAATTGAGTACGGGCAGTGGTGGCAATTCAGAGATTGTTACATTtacaaatgaaaagaaatcgtCGCACACTAGTGATGTCGACGTTTAG
- the LOC124412734 gene encoding uncharacterized protein LOC124412734: MPTTNPNSWQCFSSKYQVMLFFTTAVFVAIASIYWYLTCNYNYWKARGIPFPKPRLIFGNAKEITLLKTTIGEGLQTIYKKYEGCSCVGIYELRTPVLLLRDPKLIKLVLVKDFNHFQGRGIASNESADPLSANLINLWGPRWRVLRTKLTPAFTAAKIRNMFDLIAQSSRQYKDFLKQYADSEEDLEFRNIAAKFTTQVIGTCCFGLQTNAIQNEDSEFRRMCRKVLDPSAVIAVKRVIRMYIPWMFQWLGMSLTPPDVTAFFLDAVRDLVEYREKYGVIRPDFMHLLMQIKNEGKVNGDGDCDVNCNGQNSGKVVDATRVLKDPDIVIDEKVMAAQAFIFFLAGFETSSTTMSFALHELASNPKILNKLTAEIDAALNKHGGFCYEAISEMDYLDRVIQETLRKHPPVGMVPRLCNKDYKIPGTETVIEQGTKVLIPIHAIHHDPAYYPNPSLFDPDRFLDENKKSRDHCTFLPFGEGPRICIGTRFAYMQTKAGLVALLSGYEVNLCSKSSIPLEYDPTANVLTSKSGIRLKIRHRCKQFAPTVSSITTTVSRLTTNLLYGIPKTDRHWLQSTKRTANSNDCNSFIPMQMICINFPCEIENTLNIFGRHTTVKASQISSTRVGMKNHCNSNGGKQFRTFLIAPEKHLLHNGEKMRYRFSLNADLAGALQADHEGGTLQDISAFQTRTNYEAAWDSVGGRRDWLQDYGADVRVAQKIYRLLCLAYCLCFAPAWLQFHLVSCPRVFFLQNTRVPWTTLENYSAKQSKSVEMIGLLKELLDPILLSGLFIGIVYFYFTSTFNYWESKGVPYKKPTIFLGNFGHLLLFKKSQCEGIQEMYNWFKGERFFGVFRVRTPAIFLRDPDLIKCVFVKDFAIFTNRGIPVNNSQDPLNGHLFNLEGRKWKSLRSKLTPTFSSGKIKKMFYLLAECSMEFERMIHRSVDRNEPLEVRALAAKFTIDVIGSCAFGIQINALTDDNSAFRSMAEKLSKPSYKTAFWRMLRTSVPGLFKILRVQVIDPSVTKFFKNVVFDMIKEREEQGINRHDFMDLLVELKHKGTLDVEHSNGRTQPLTEEEVQAAKEIELDENCIAAQAFVFFAAGYETASATISFCLHELALNPDVQERTRQDIINNLEKHDGKLTFECVSEMKYLDKVILETLRKHPPAPMLSRRCEEAYRVPGTNVVLPTATRVIIPIYALHHDPEHYPNPEEFDPERFSEEVKRSRHPYTFLPFGEGPRNCIGMRFALLQTKVGIISLLKSHTVKLCEKSAVPMKYSRRSLVTASEKGIWLQFVPEE; encoded by the exons ATGCCCACGACTAATCCAAATTCGTGGCAGTGTTTCTCTTCGAAATATCAAGTCatgcttttttttaccactgcGGTGTTTGTGGCAATCGCTTCGATCTACTGGTACCTCACGTGCAATTACAACTATTGGAAAGCACGTGGTATCCCCTTTCCAAAACCACGATTAATTTTTGGCAACGCGAAAGAAATTACTCTGCTTAAAACTACGATCGGTGAGGGTCTCCAgactatatataaaaaatatgagggaTGTTCGTGTGTGGGAATTTACGAACTCAGAACACCGGTACTCCTGTTACGGGATCCAAAGCTCATCAAACTCGTTCTGGTCAAGGATTTCAACCATTTTCAAG GTCGAGGTATCGCGTCAAACGAAAGCGCTGACCCGCTTTCAGCCAACCTTATCAACCTTTGGGGGCCCAGGTGGCGGGTACTGAGGACGAAACTGACTCCCGCTTTCACGGCTGCCAAAATTCGAAACATGTTTGACCTGATCGCCCAGTCCTCGAGGCAATACAAG GACTTTCTGAAGCAGTATGCTGATTCCGAAGAGGATCTGGAGTTCAGGAATATCGCTGCAAAATTCACAACACAAGTTATCGGTACCTGCTGTTTCGGGCTTCAGACAAACGCAATCCAGAACGAGGACTCCGAGTTTCGAAGGATGTGCCGGAAGGTCCTAGATCCGTCAGCGGTAATCGCGGTAAAACGAGTAATCCGCATGTACATTCCATGGATGTTTCAATGGTTAGGAATGAGCCTGACTCCTCCGGACGTCACGGCATTCTTTTTGGACGCCGTGCGTGACCTCGTCGAGTATCGGGAAAAGTACGGGGTGATCAGGCCTGACTTCATGCACCTGTTAATGCAGATTAAGAACGAGGGGAAAGTAAACGGTGACGGAGATTGCGACGTAAATTGCAACGGGCAGAACTCTGGGAAGGTGGTCGATGCTACAAGAGTTCTCAAGGAtccggatatcg TCATAGACGAGAAAGTGATGGCAGCACAGgctttcatatttttcctGGCCGGCTTCGAGACGTCCTCTACAACTATGAGCTTCGCTCTTCACGAGCTGGCGTCGAAtccgaaaattctgaacaaactCACCGCCGAGATCGATGCAGCCCTGAACAAACACGGTGGCTTCTGCTACGAAGCGATTTCAGAAATGGACTACCTGGATCGAGTGATTCAAG AAACCTTGCGAAAGCACCCACCTGTCGGAATGGTCCCCCGCCTCTGCAACAAGGACTACAAAATTCCTGGGACAGAGACGGTGATCGAGCAGGGTACCAAGGTTCTAATACCCATTCATGCCATCCACCACGACCCTGCCTACTATCCAAATCCATCGCTTTTTGACCCGGACCGTTTTTTAGACGAGAACAAAAAGTCCAGGGATCACTGCACGTTTCTGCCGTTCGGGGAAGGGCCCAGAATATGCATCG GTACTCGCTTTGCGTACATGCAGACGAAGGCTGGCCTCGTAGCACTTCTTTCAGGCTACGAAGTAAATCTCTGCTCAAAATCAAGCATCCCGCTCGAGTACGACCCGACTGCCAACGTTCTAACCAGCAAATCTGGGATCCGGTTGAAAATCCGTCATCGGTGCAAACAATTTGCACCA ACTGTCTCGAGTATCACTACCACGGTATCACGGCTCACTACTAATTTATTGTACGGCATACCTAAGACAGACCGCCACTGGCTCCAAAGC ACGAAACGTACTGCAAATAGCAATGATTGCAACTCGTTTATACCCATGCAAATGATCTGCATTAATTTTccttgtgaaattgaaaacaccCTAAACATTTTTGGCCG TCACACTACTGTTAAGGCTTCACAAATTTCTTCCACACGtgttggaatgaaaaatcacTGTAATAGTAATGGAGGGAAACAATTTCGCACGTTCTTAATTGCACCTGAGAAACATTTACTTCataatggggaaaaaatgcgTTATAGATTCAGTTTGAATGCTGATCTCGCTGGAGCTTTGCAGGCCGATCACGAGGGG GGAACGCTTCAAGATATAAGTGCGTTTCAAACGCGTACAAACTACGAAGCCGCGTGGGACTCAGTCGGCGGGAGGCGAGACTGGCTTCAAGACTACGGCGCCGACGTCCGCGTGGCCCAGAAAATTTATCGCCTCCTTTGCCTTGCCTATTGCCTGTGCTTTGCCCCCGCGtggt TGCAGTTTCACCTTGTCTCGTGCCCACGCGTGTTCTTTCTTCAAAACACTCGAGTCCCCTGGACGACGTTGGAGAATTACAGTGCAAAGCAGtccaa aagCGTCGAAATGATTGGCCTGCTGAAAGAGCTGTTGGACCCGATCCTTCTGAGTGGTCTCTTCATCGGGATAGTTTACTTCTATTTTACGTCTACCTTCAATTACTGGGAATCGAAGGGAGTACCGTATAAAAAACCTACGATATTCCTTGGAAACTTTGGACACCTTTTGCTGTTCAAGAAGTCGCAATGCGAGGGAATTCAGGAAATGTACAACTGGTTCAAAGGCGAACGCTTCTTCGGCGTCTTTCGCGTCCGGACGCCGGCCATCTTCCTCAGGGACCCGGACTTGATCAAGTGCGTGTTCGTCAAGGACTTTGCGATATTTACGAACCGGGGTATCCCGGTGAACAATTCACAGGACCCGCTCAACGGGCACCTCTTCAACCTTGAGGGCAGAAAATGGAAGAGTCTGCGGTCCAAGCTGACACCGACATTTTCCTCCGGTAAAATTAAGAAGATGTTCTACCTGCTGGCCGAGTGCTCGATGGAATTCGAAAGGATGATCCACCGCTCCGTAGACCGTAACGAGCCTCTTGAAGTGCGTGCGTTGGCTGCCAAGTTCACCATCGACGTGATCGGGTCCTGCGCCTTCGGCATACAAATAAACGCCCTGACGGACGACAACTCGGCCTTCAGAAGTATGGCCGAGAAGCTATCCAAGCCCAGCTACAAGACTGCCTTCTGGAGGATGCTTCGCACCTCGGTACCCGGtttgttcaaaattcttcGGGTCCAGGTGATCGACCCCTCAGTCACTAAATTCTTCAAGAATGTTGTATTCGACATGATCAAGGAGCGCGAGGAGCAGGGCATAAACAGGCACGACTTCATGGATTTGCTGGTCGAACTCAAGCACAAGGGGACTTTGGACGTTGAGCATTCGAACGGCAGGACGCAGCCTCTCACCGAGGAGGAAGTTCAAGCTGCAAAGGAAATAG aattggatgaaaattgtATTGCGGCCCAAGCGTTTGTCTTCTTTGCGGCAGGATACGAAACCGCTTCCGCGACGATATCCTTCTGTCTTCACGAGCTGGCACTGAATCCCGATGTTCAGGAGAGAACCAGGCAGGATATAATAAACAATCTTGAAAAACATGACGGGAAATTGACCTTCGAGTGTGTttctgaaatgaaatatctCGATAAAGTCATACTCG AAACTTTGAGGAAACATCCGCCCGCACCGATGTTGTCGCGGAGGTGCGAAGAAGCTTATCGAGTGCCGGGAACGAATGTCGTGCTTCCTACTGCTACCCGGGTGATCATCCCTATCTACGCACTGCATCATGACCCGGAACATTACCCAAACCCGGAAGAATTCGACCCGGAACGATTCTCCGAGGAAGTGAAGCGCAGCCGTCATCCTTACACGTTCCTGCCCTTCGGGGAAGGCCCTCGAAACTGCATAG GAATGCGGTTCGCGCTGCTTCAGACCAAAGTGGGGATAATTTCACTGCTGAAGAGCCACACGGTCAAGCTTTGCGAGAAATCCGCTGTTCCCATGAAATACAGCCGGCGAAGTCTCGTCACAGCTAGTGAAAAAGGAATTTGGCTTCAGTTTGTACCAGAGGAATGA
- the LOC124412735 gene encoding uncharacterized protein LOC124412735 translates to MRLQEYSHVKVLLFTVILTLLNAGATTELLDIGETLASISRAAKIVVGSTDGAENTSHCMRDINLLWESVAVGEQWALQMLDASSILQPGILKGNVHDLGMYDECEEVGVQYNPSNITGQHCMISFLVPPEFFSDPSAMLLMQRLSPLGQSAENAVSLSSSVCLPSSCNKEDVLRIAGRIVDQTPELSRSGIRVTKAICSRSNENNFTLLETLTICFFAVLVTFLIFCTICDYPTRTGNHDSSQAVKILAKFSLQRSALDLFNTKTTPGRMPAIHGLRVLSICWVVFVHRCFITAISPVANLADFLSWQSRWYSLFVFMISFIVDIFFVISGFLTTHQLLKSIGSARNKFNFTEICLRRYIKLTPCIVVLILFTAFCLRHIGSGPVWEHLIGIMVDSCRENWWTNIVYLQNVINPQNMCLPHTWYLAADMQLFWISRVILAASYYWSKHTRRILSLSLFVSMIVPPVLFAINGHTSAFFKVTNNTSVFEYRENFVNVYMSTVHRSSAYLVGVVLGYVIATTKLCLSKLQVGTLWILACAIMSLCAIATRHLYSDSYVYDVVFESAYAALARPAWAIAVAWMIYACTQGYGGPITETLSWPGFLPLSRLSYSVYLVHLVIQVSTAAVTRNSVVFLKFQIFHLFWGDLAISIGMAFLLSIFIEAPVMVLEKSFKGFHWSWDTSGQKFFRIIGNTYARWKSVKLEMLTYYSVPQLLSCSLFLILNTSMIVQLARSAAETGLWITHSSRFRCYVTKPVIALHRFLVTIAQWREMEKRGWQVWLLILNNEFQYSPDAFADKELLSIRRRAMSSHETRRLVLVIDIQKERDERHHLNYSEEIPAFCTKTVPKAYRYDLSTSKMNDHAGVMVSAGLTTTAPIFWESVTEFSRESGHFNSRSRMFLINCGGSTVLLFALLQSLVSASYLNDAENTKTVIQQVFNDLRSPLKEEILSAVRASDSTCEEELAAWNQAIQAGQLWALRMIDAASKIQSGILNGNIRDLGMYGECIGTNGEYNNVSIQGKHCMFSVGLASNESSDATNDTSTISAITTSSICVPSSCDEASVVEFINSVLNTTPIISNLGLAANRATCRPLEYGDFTVAEILTITFFSAIGAFIVACTICDFVRRSRPADSSTLMNTLAKFSMYTNALSILNRKVTPQTLPALHGIRVLSTCWVVFGHRYVTSLLRPMVNLLDITEWLDSWTSLYILLGPFAVDTFFVVSGFLMTYLHFKAIKAGKKVNLPMMYLHRYLRLTPSFAVIMLFSAVLLHRVANGPIWSTMDFIVQPCRDNWWVSLLYVHNFVHKEEMCLPHTWYLAVDMQLFWITPLILYPLQRWPKIGFCILGSFLLASVVTPAVVLGVNGYSNALVSFELGLASLDAFYKFYIPTYNRACAYFVGMILGYFTINQRRQFTQVSATVAWIITAGLLAFCTGATYHSYNSNYAYNLTVEILYAALLRPCWSIAIAWIIYACIHGHGGPITRFLSLPFFLPLSRLTYCIYLVHFVVQLAKNSASQLPTLFSNFVLFNGFLSDLLLSIPLAFIFSLFIESPVIVLEKILTNRDRKPEPLGKSNHDNEKDFGIRNLGMDKC, encoded by the exons ATGCGGCTCCAGGAATATAGTCACGTGAAAGTTCTGCTATTCACTGTGATTCTCACCCTTTTGAATGCGGGGGCAACAACGGAGTTATTGGACATTGGCGAGACATTAGCGAGCATTAGTAGAGCCGCAAAAATTGTCGTAGGCAGTACGGATGGAGCAGAAAATACATCTCACTGCATGAGAGATATCAATTTACTTTGGGAAAGTGTTGCCGTTGGAGAGCAATGGGCTCTGCAAA TGTTGGATGCATCTTCCATACTTCAGCCAGGGATCCTTAAAGGAAATGTCCACGACTTGGGAATGTACGACGAATGCGAGGAGGTCGGTGTGCAGTACAATCCCTCGAACATCACAGGCCAACACTGTATGATTTCGTTTTTGGTCCCCCCCGAGTTCTTTAGCGATCCTTCGGCGATGTTGCTGATGCAAAGGTTGTCTCCACTGGGTCAGAGTGCAGAAAATGCCGTGAGTTTGAGCTCGTCCGTGTGTTTGCCTTCGTCCTGTAACAAGGAAGACGTCTTAAGGATCGCGGGAAGAATCGTTGACCAAACACCAGAGCTTTCAAGGTCAGGGATAAGGGTTACCAAGGCAATATGTTCGCGATCAAACGAGAACAACTTCACTCTGCTAGAAACTCTAACTAT ATGCTTTTTCGCCGTGCTTGTGACTTTCCTCATATTTTGCACCATCTGTGATTATCCGACGCGAACCGGGAACCATGATTCGTCTCAAGCGGTAAAGATACTGGCAAAATTTTCGCTCCAAAGAAGTGCTCTGGATTTGTTTAACACGAAAACAACACCCGGAAGAATGCCGGCTATTCACGGATTGCGGGTATTAAGCATATGTTGGGTTGTCTTCGTTCACAGGTGCTTCATCACTGCGATTAGCCCTGTTGCAAATTTAGCTGACTTCTTATCA TGGCAGAGTCGATGGTACTCGCTGTTCGTTTTCATGATATCTTTTATCGTTGATATCTTTTTCGTTATCAGTGGCTTTCTCACGACGCATCAGCTTTTGAAATCCATCGGTTCTGCAAGGAACAAGTTCAACTTCACCGAGATCTGTCTTCGTCGATACATTAA ATTAACACCATGCATCGtggttttgattttgtttaccGCATTCTGTCTTCGGCACATCGGATCAGGCCCAGTATGGGAACACTTGATTGGCATCATGGTGGACAGTTGCCGAGAGAATTGGTGGAccaatattgtttatttgcaAAATGTTATAAACCCACAAAACATG TGTTTACCTCACACTTGGTATTTGGCCGCTGACATGCAGCTGTTTTGGATATCTAGAGTCATCCTGGCCGCTTCGTATTACTGGTCGAAACATACCCGCAGGATTCTCAGCTTGTCTCTTTTTGTCTCGATGATTGTGCCACCTGTTCTCTTTGCCATCAATGGTCACACCAGCGCATTCTTCAAGGTCACAAACAACACG AGCGTATTCGAGTACCGGGAAAATTTCGTCAACGTTTATATGTCCACCGTTCATCGATCATCCGCCTACCTGGTGGGCGTTGTTCTCGGATACGTAATCGCAACCACGAAGCTTTGCCTATCCAAG CTCCAGGTGGGAACCCTCTGGATTCTGGCATGCGCTATCATGTCACTATGTGCCATTGCCACTCGGCACCTTTACAGCGATTCCTATGTCTACGACGTGGTCTTCGAATCAGCGTATGCAGCCCTTGCCCGACCTGCATGGGCAATTGCAGTAGCGTGGATGATTTACGCATGCACTCAGGGCTACGGGG GTCCCATCACGGAGACGCTTTCGTGGCCAGGTTTTCTGCCTCTGAGTCGACTGTCGTATTCCGTTTATTTGGTCCATCTTGTGATTCAGGTTTCGACCGCAGCGGTAACACGCAATTCGGTTGTGTTTTTGAAGTTTCAAATC TTTCATTTGTTCTGGGGTGATTTGGCAATCTCAATTGGAATGGCCTTCCTCCTCAGTATCTTCATTGAAGCCCCTGTGATGGTTCTTGAAAAGAGCTTCAAAGGTTTTCACTGGAGTTGGGACACGTCAGGGCAGAAGTTTTTTAGAATAATTGGCAACACATACGCAAGGtggaaatcggtgaaattggAA ATGCTGACCTATTATTCGGTCCCTCAACTCCTTTCGTGCAGCTTGTTTCTGATTTTAAATACGTCGATGATTGTGCAATTAGCACGGTCAGCCGCTGAGACTGGTCTCTGGATCACCCATAGCAG TCGATTCCGTTGCTACG TCACGAAACCGGTTATTGCGCTACACAGATTCCTTGTGACCATCGCGCAGTGGCGTGAGATGGAAAAACGCG GTTGGCAAGTATGGTTGCTGATTCTGAATAATGAATTCCAATACTCGCCAGACGCATTCGCAGACAAAGAGTTATTATCGATAAGAAGAAGAGCGATGAGCTCGCACGAGAC CAGACGATTGGTGCTTGTTATCGATATACAAAAAGAACGAGATGAACGACATCATCTGAACTACTCCGAAGAAATACCAGCATT TTGCACAAAAACTGTACCGAAAGCTTATAGGTATGATTTA TCGACCAGTAAAATGAACGATCATGCAGGTGTAATGGTGTCTGCAGGATTAACAACGACTGCTCCGATATTCTGGGAATCCGTT ACGGAATTTTCACGCGAATCAGGGCATTTCAATTCCCGTAGTAGAATGTTCTTGATCAACTGCGGAGGTTCGACAGTTTTACTGTTCGCTTTGTTGCAAAGTTTGGTTTCTGCATCATACCTGAATGATGCGGAGAATACTAAGACAGTGATCCAACAGGTCTTCAACGACTTGCGATCTCCGTTAAAGGAGGAAATCCTTTCGGCAGTAAGAGCGTCCGATTCTACTTGCGAGGAGGAGCTTGCAGCATGGAATCAGGCAATTCAAGCCGGCCAGTTGTGGGCATTGCGAA TGATAGATGCGGCGTCGAAAATTCAGTCAGGAATCCTGAACGGTAACATACGTGACCTCGGGATGTATGGGGAATGCATTGGGACCAATGGGGAGTACAATAACGTCAGTATTCAGGGAAAGCATTGCATGTTTTCCGTTGGTTTGGCGTCCAATGAATCCAGCGATGCAACCAACGATACGTCTACGATATCAGCGATCACTACTTCATCAATTTGCGTGCCATCGTCTTGCGATGAGGCATCCGTTGTGGAGTTTATAAATAGCGTTCTTAACACCACGCCGATAATCAGCAATTTAGGACTTGCAGCTAATAGAGCGACCTGCAGGCCCTTGGAATACGGAGATTTCACCGTCGCAGAAATTTTGACAAT AACGTTCTTTTCGGCGATTGGCGCGTTCATTGTGGCCTGTACCATTTGCGATTTCGTACGAAGAAGCAGACCTGCTGATTCGTCTACTTTAATGAACACTCTGGCAAAATTTTCTATGTACACCAACGCGCTCAGCATTTTGAACAGGAAAGTTACTCCTCAAACTTTACCAGCTCTACATGGTATTCGAGTCTTGAGCACATGTTGGGTTGTGTTCGGTCATCGTTACGTCACGTCATTGTTGAGGCCGATGGTGAATCTCTTGGACATTACGGAA TGGTTGGATTCGTGGACTTCTCTTTACATTTTATTGGGGCCGTTTGCCGTCGACACCTTCTTCGTGGTCAGTGGATTTTTAATGACTTATCTACACTTCAAGGCGATAAAAGCGGGAAAGAAGGTCAATTTGCCGATGATGTACCTTCACCGTTACCTTAG ATTAACGCCATCCTTCGCCGTGATCATGTTATTCAGTGCTGTTCTGCTCCATCGGGTTGCAAACGGTCCCATATGGAGTACGATGGACTTCATCGTACAACCTTGTCGTGACAATTGGTGGGTCAGTTTATTGTACGTACACAACTTCGTACACAAGGAAGAAATg TGCTTGCCCCACACCTGGTACTTGGCTGTTGACATGCAACTCTTCTGGATAACTCCACTAATCTTGTATCCGTTGCAACGCTGGCCAAAAATCGGATTTTGTATTCTTGGGAGCTTTCTTCTGGCCTCTGTGGTTACACCAGCTGTCGTTCTTGGTGTAAACGGCTATTCCAACGCACTCGTCAGTTTTGAGCTCGG ACTAGCATCGCTGGACGCCTTCTACAAGTTCTACATACCCACTTATAATCGGGCCTGTGCCTACTTCGTCGGAATGATATTGGGCTACTTCACGATAAATCAGAGAAGGCAGTTCACTCAG GTAAGCGCAACAGTCGCTTGGATTATCACCGCTGGACTTTTGGCATTTTGTACCGGTGCTACTTATCATTCCTACAACAGTAATTATGCGTATAATCTGACAGTGGAAATTTTATACGCCGCATTATTGCGTCCATGTTGGTCTATTGCCATAGCTTGGATTATTTACGCGTGTATTCATGGCCACGGAG GTCCCATCACTCGGTTTTTATCGCTACCATTCTTTCTGCCTCTGAGTCGGTTGACATATTGCATATATCTGGTGCATTTTGTGGTTCAATTGGCGAAGAATTCAGCTTCACAACTTCCTaccttattttcaaattttgtcttG TTTAATGGGTTCCTAAGTGATCTGCTGCTGAGTATCCCTTTGGCATTTATCTTCAGTTTATTTATCGAATCTCCAGTAATAGTCTTAGAGAAAATTCTGACCAATCGTGATAGGAAACCAGAACCCTTGGGAAAGTCCAATCATGACAATGAAAAGGATTTTGGAATTCGGAACCTCGGAATGGATAAATGCTGA